From a region of the Triticum aestivum cultivar Chinese Spring chromosome 7D, IWGSC CS RefSeq v2.1, whole genome shotgun sequence genome:
- the LOC123165503 gene encoding uncharacterized protein, protein MMEAAEFRPWSDLPPELLGLVLKRLPSLADRVRLRAVCHPWRSNSRLQTLPLPFPWLTLPDGTLLGIPSGEIHHISLPEGACCQGSIDNLLFLMHNDGVCYLMNPFSKTRLQLRKLAKVWKREIYDPEPRINPIFYNLVVPFPLDSSPCSLLAALIMDDGNWGTLCISQSPIVTDSFRDDKHPAKLLCSVAFFDGKLYGLGGFDQLFIFELDKDLGISSMECIIDSMGELGGIPQSLSEEKAYMIRRYLVECGDRLLMVKRWIHPIARSTSDDFFEHNRTVALGVFEADLGTDPAGWRTVNDLDGHALFLGQHSSKSLRAGECSGYQEDCIYFMCDYSWPKHSANPLRDAGVYNIRNQTFMPLMSGTAAVPPHHAGQWRPTWFFPPEAV, encoded by the coding sequence ATGATGGAGGCTGCGGAATTTCGCCCTTGGTCAGATCTTCCGCCAGAACTCCTGGGACTTGTTCTCAAGCGCCTCCCTTCCCTAGCTGACCGTGTTCGTTTGAGAGCTGTCTGCCACCCATGGCGCTCTAATAGCAGGTTGCAGACCCTTCCTCTCCCATTCCCGTGGCTCACTCTCCCTGATGGCACCCTCCTCGGCATTCCAAGCGGTGAAATTCACCACATATCTTTACCGGAAGGTGCGTGTTGCCAGGGCTCCATTGACAACTTGCTATTCCTCATGCACAATGATGGTGTGTGCTACTTGATGAACCCTTTCTCCAAGACCAGGTTGCAGCTTCGTAAGCTAGCAAAGGTATGGAAGCGTGAGATATATGATCCCGAACCCCGAATTAACCCAATTTTCTACAACTTGGTGGTGCCCTTTCCACTTGACTCGTCACCCTGTTCCCTACTTGCTGCACTGATCATGGATGATGGTAACTGGGGTACACTTTGTATTAGTCAATCACCGATTGTCACTGACTCATTCAGAGATGATAAGCATCCAGCAAAGCTCCTCTGTAGTGTTGCGTTCTTTGATGGCAAGCTGTACGGGCTGGGGGGGTTTGACCAACTATTCATCTTTGAATTAGACAAGGACCTTGGTATTTCATCCATGGAGTGTATAATTGACTCTATGGGTGAGTTAGGTGGAATACCTCAATCGTTGTCGGAAGAGAAGGCGTATATGATAAGGCGGTATCTAGTTGAATGTGGCGATAGACTGTTGATGGTGAAACGGTGGATTCATCCTATTGCCCGTTCAACAAGTGATGACTTTTTCGAGCATAACCGTACTGTTGCACTTGGGGTTTTTGAGGCAGATTTGGGCACCGATCCTGCTGGATGGAGAACAGTAAATGATTTGGATGGCCATGCGCTCTTTCTTGGCCAGCATAGCTCCAAGTCCCTGCGCGCTGGAGAATGCAGTGGATACCAAGAGGACTGCATCTACTTCATGTGTGACTATTCCTGGCCAAAGCATTCTGCAAATCCTCTTCGTGATGCCGGTGTTTACAACATCAGGAATCAGACATTCATGCCACTGATGTCGGGGACTGCAGCGGTACCGCCACATCATGCTGGCCAGTGGCGTCCGACATGGTTTTTCCCTCCTGAAGCTGTGTGA